The following is a genomic window from Candidatus Acidiferrales bacterium.
GCGCGGTCGCAGATGACGTAGGGGGCGCGCTGGGCCGCCTCGAGCTCCGCAGCGATCTGCGCGTGCAGGATCCAGAGCTGGCCTTCGAGCGTGGTTGCGTCATTCACCGGGAAAGGCGAGCGACGAGCGACTTCCGTGACCAGCTCCACGTTTTTTCCCGACCGCTTGAGCAAGGAGCAAATCTCGTAGGCCAGCGTCGTTTTGCCGACGCCGTGAGTTCCAATGAGCGCGATCTTCATCACCACACCATCATCCGGGTGGATTTTCGGCTGTTTGTATAGCACACTCGCCCGGCTGAGGGAAGCGCTCCCGTAGCGGCGGGCTTTAGCCCGGCATACTCCCGTAGCGGCCGGCTTTAGCCCGGCATACATGCCCGCTGCCATCAGTTTTTTGTTGTGTGATTTCGGTCGCCGCGTCAGAATGAATGGCTTTTTTGAAGCCAAGGATTCACCTTGAAGGATTCATCCTGAATGAGAGCGGTGGTTCAACGAGTGAGCCGCGCTCAAGTCCGCGTGGGTGGAGACCCGAAGGGCGCGGTGGACCGCGGCATGGTCGTGCTGCTCGGCGTCGGCCGAAACGATTCCGCGGAGGCAGCCGCTTATTTGGCAGAGAAGGTGGCAAACCTTCGCATTTTCGAGGATGAACAGGGAAAGATGAACCGGTCGCTCGTCGAGACGGGCGGCGAGGCGCTGGTCATCTCCCAGTTCACGCTCTACGGCGATGCCCGCAAGGGTCGCCGGCCAGGCTTCGATCGCGCTGCCCCGCCCGAACAGGCTGAGCCGCTCTACGAGCAATTTGTGCGCGAGCTCATCGCCCGCGGAATCCGCGTTTCGACCGGCGTCTTCCAGGCTCAGATGCAGGTGGAATTGGTCAACGACGGACCGGTGACCATTCTGCTCGACAGTGACCGGCTGTTTTGAGCCCGTGAACCCGGAGGAGACGCGAATCCAACGGCTCGAACCGCAGAGCAACAGCAAGACACGATCCGACGCCGGGTAGCACGCGCGTGGGATCATCATGCGGGTCCAGATTTCCGATTTGTGGGTAGGTGCTGATGAGTATCAAGCAACGAATCTCATCCAAGCTGCTGCTGTTTGGGCTTCTGGTGGCCATTTCCGCTTCAGCACAGACGGCCGCAGGAACGGCGGCGGGTCGAAACCTCGATATCGGAGCTAAGGTAGATTTCTATGTTCAACCCTATCTCGAGGGAAATAACTTCAGCGGGGCTGTGTTCATCGCCAGGAAAGGAAAGGTACTGGTCAGCAAGGGGTACGGAATGGCGAATTACGAGCTCGGTGCTCCCAACACCCCGCGCACCAAGTTTCACATCGCCTCGGTCTCCAAACCGTTTACAGCCGCAGCCATCATGATCTTGCAGGAACGAGGACTTTTAAGTACCGATCACCCTTTGACGAAGTTCCTCCCCGACTACCCGAACGGGGACAAGATCACGTTGCACCATCTGCTGTCACACACTTCGGGTATTCCGAACGTAAACGACTTCCCAGACTATGATCGAGACTCGAAGTTCCCTCACACCACTGGGGACCTCGTGGAAATGTTCAGGCACCAACCTCTTGAGTTCCAGCCGGGAGAACGATACAGATACAGCAACTCGAACTACAACCTCCTGGCGCACGTCATCGAAAAAGTTTCCGGCCAGGGTTATGGAGAATTTTTGAAGGCAAACATTCTTACGCCATTGGGCATGAGGGACACGGGCCATGATGGCCGTGCCGCGGGCCTGCTGGAGAACCGAGCGTCGGGGTATGTGCCAGCCGGCGTCAGCGGTCTCGAAAACGCGCCGTACCTTGACTGGTCCATCAAGACCGGCAACGGCTCGCTCTACTCAACAGTAGAAGATTTGTATAAATTTGACCGGGCACTCTACGCGGATAAGATCTTGAAAAAGGCCACCTGGGGAAAAATGTTCGTGGAAGGCCGCGGCAATTCTTACGGGTGGTTTGTAAGGAAGCGCTTCCATCGAAGGGTGGCGGCTGCCAACGGAAGAAGCCCAGGATTTACCGCATCGTTTGAGCGGTTCGTTGATGACGATGTTTGCGTCATCGTGCTGAGTAACTCTTACTCCGCCGTCGCGCAATCCCCCATAGCGGATGACCTAGCTGCGATTGCCCTTGGCGAAAGGTATGTCGTTCCCAAGGCCATAAAACCTGTGAAGGTGAATCCGAAGATTTTGGAGGCTTACGTCGGTCGTTACGAGTTCGGGGTTGATTTCTTCCGTCCAGGCGCTGTCGTAACCATTGGCAGGGAGGAGGATCATCTGTTGATGGACTGGGGCGGAGGATTTCATGCCATCTTGGTCCCCGTATCGGAAAGGGAGTTCCTGGACAGGAGCTTCTGGGCGCGAGTGATTTTTGCGAAAGACCAGAAGGGAGAGGT
Proteins encoded in this region:
- a CDS encoding serine hydrolase; its protein translation is MSIKQRISSKLLLFGLLVAISASAQTAAGTAAGRNLDIGAKVDFYVQPYLEGNNFSGAVFIARKGKVLVSKGYGMANYELGAPNTPRTKFHIASVSKPFTAAAIMILQERGLLSTDHPLTKFLPDYPNGDKITLHHLLSHTSGIPNVNDFPDYDRDSKFPHTTGDLVEMFRHQPLEFQPGERYRYSNSNYNLLAHVIEKVSGQGYGEFLKANILTPLGMRDTGHDGRAAGLLENRASGYVPAGVSGLENAPYLDWSIKTGNGSLYSTVEDLYKFDRALYADKILKKATWGKMFVEGRGNSYGWFVRKRFHRRVAAANGRSPGFTASFERFVDDDVCVIVLSNSYSAVAQSPIADDLAAIALGERYVVPKAIKPVKVNPKILEAYVGRYEFGVDFFRPGAVVTIGREEDHLLMDWGGGFHAILVPVSEREFLDRSFWARVIFAKDQKGEVTQLTWDADKAYTAKKLTGK
- a CDS encoding ATP-binding protein; the protein is MAAGMYAGLKPAATGVCRAKARRYGSASLSRASVLYKQPKIHPDDGVVMKIALIGTHGVGKTTLAYEICSLLKRSGKNVELVTEVARRSPFPVNDATTLEGQLWILHAQIAAELEAAQRAPYVICDRAVIDNYCYLVNKCGRQPNLEAWLERWLGTYDLLIGVPILEAEIPPDGFRSEDRQFQRRIHELLDGLMRQPPFAPFADRVCWLESGSRSDWVGKIAAALGPQALAAASV
- the dtd gene encoding D-aminoacyl-tRNA deacylase yields the protein MRAVVQRVSRAQVRVGGDPKGAVDRGMVVLLGVGRNDSAEAAAYLAEKVANLRIFEDEQGKMNRSLVETGGEALVISQFTLYGDARKGRRPGFDRAAPPEQAEPLYEQFVRELIARGIRVSTGVFQAQMQVELVNDGPVTILLDSDRLF